The Calliopsis andreniformis isolate RMS-2024a chromosome 5, iyCalAndr_principal, whole genome shotgun sequence nucleotide sequence TTGAAGACTCCGCGCGGGCTCATTTTTGGTAatttccaccagatttttagaCGCTTATTGCTTATTTTGGTGTTTAGTATCACTCCTTAAAGTTATAACTTGCTGTttaggaacaccctgtatatatatttataacacTGACCACTATAATATAGAGATCAATGGTTTATAGCATGTAACAGAATGGATTACATGAGAACAGTTTGACACATTTATTGTCTTTCTTTTTCAAAAATAGGACATTCTTTTCTAGTAAACTTTGTtttcaataaataaaatttttatttattttcagtaAATAAAAGTATGCAACCatgtattataatataaaatgttTATACATAATAGATTAATTCATTCGAAGCCATTATCACTACTGACTACACTTAAAttgttatatgtatgtatatataattgCATAAACTTATCATCATCAAAGTTAaatctttttttttataatattgaTATTTCACCGAAATTTATACCACATAACTTTATTATTACCTTAACAAAAAACAAAtacgaaataatttttattccaaATAGCTTTGTAGCAAAATCATAACATGAGACATATATTATAACAGTAATCTATATAAAAATAAGTAACAGTGAAAAAATTGAGATGTGATTCAGTCACTCTTTTTATCACCACTTGACTGAAGACATTTGGCATGTTCATTATTTAATCGATCGTATTCATCTGCAAGAGATTCTGCTTGTGACTTTAGTGCCTCCTTATCCATTTTCTGTTTGGTAAGCTGATTCTGCAATTCTTGATTTTTGCCCTGCAACTccttaatttgaattttcaattcaGATACAGCTTTATCATGTGCTTCATTTGAATCGTTTTGAGCACTTTCCCCAGCTGTCTTCTGAGATAATAAGGTttttgctgctgttgttgcagACTGAGCTTGACGCATAGCTGCTTCATTCTGTATCAGTAGTGTAGCTTGCGTAGAAATTAGGATTACCAGACGGCGAATGACAAGACAGAGAAACAATGCAAAACCAGAGATATAAAAGTTTCTTTGAGCTCTGAACAATCTCATGTTACCTATgtggaataatttaaaaataaataaagagtactattcaattttttgttaaaaaattaaAGCAATATAAAATATCAATTGTGAATATAGTATTTACCTTGCATTTCAGCATCTAAATGAGCATGTTCTGCTGTGTGTTCCCCAACCATGGCATATTTTCGCATTTCTCTAATGGCATCTAATAGAAATAAGATCAATATAGCAAAAAGGACAACAAAGTAAATTGATGCTTTGTCAGTCAAATTCTTCATGAATCTAGACTTGAACAGCTTTTGCCATCTTGTTGGTGAAGCTATTGGCAATaccaataataatacaatagcAATTTCGGCATAAAGGAAGCCAGCGATTAATGTCCACTGTAAACTCATGTTTTTGTGTTTATATGTAAATATCTGAAAAACACATAGTGAAAttacattttatatttaaaatgacATACATACAATGATTTAAaagattaataattaaaatgtataattcaaaAATTATCTTCTTATTTTTCTTTGAATTGATTCAATCTTTATTCAAATTTGAATGTAAATTACGGAGAGATCTATTAGAACAAATAAatactatttatttatataattgCTCTATTTAATACTAGGAAtagtaaaattcattaaaaaattgtttcccCAAAGGTCCTAGTACCTGGCACTAATAATAGCATTGCTTTATCTCATTTTTAGATATAACCTATAAATATGTTTTATACATTCTAATAATAAATGTAAGTAATATTACCGTTTCTCGATTAAAATACTCTAataaaataatgattattacaaaAATAGTAACATGTAAAACAAAGTCTGTCTTTGACAAAAAACCAAAAGTTTTATctattatttttttacttttgaaCTCTGCACTCTTTCAAACATACTTGCATACAACAAAAATGTATTTATATAACTTTACTagtaatttaataaataaatatatttacaaGTTGAAAATTTCGTAGATATAGTGTCTCGAGATTTCTAcagaaaaaattgtaaatattcaatatttaatgttcaatacactaAGTTTATGTTCATGTTACGTAGACTGATTTTATTTAAAACTTAATCTAATAATTATacgattttaataaaaattgaatcTCTAAAATCTCACACCGGTAATTTGCAATTGCTCGCAACGCAGACAAAGACTAAGTTCAAAGTACGTACATAGAATGTCAGAAATTGTATATACGTATAAATAAACCTCCTTCGATGACGTTATACATCAGATTATCATCTTAACCTGTGTACTCGAATTTATTCCTTATAtttaaatacactataaatttcACGTTTACCTTAAATCAtgacattaaatgaataatatcgCGAGACAATCCGACATACATATATTATGTCTAATATAACCGAATATACTGAAATCACATGTGAGTTCGGTATTAAGGTACATACACACTAAATAGTTATGGATCCACCCAACTGTACTCAACTATGTACTTGAATTTTCATTCGTTCATGTAATAAATATGTACGAACATACAACAACACAACATATGTACGTAGTCATCACAATTAAGTGTCCTTTTAATCATATATCCAAAGGCAACAATCATATATTATTCTTGTCACAATATTTAATATATCCTACAGTGAGTGCAATAGATTCTTTCCATCCTCGACAACAGGAGCGAAAGATTCTCCGTCACCAATAACCACGTCTATAACAAATATCTACATGTTCTCATGCAGTTTAATTGCTCATAAACATAGCATCAAGTGAATATACGTCCCCATAAATTCTAATTCTTTTTCGAAGTGTTTCAGTCGTTTCAGTATCATTAATTCCACTTTCTCGTAGAAATATGTCTTCTGATTCAAATCTTAATAGACACCCATGTGAAGTTAGTTCACTAACTTTTACTATACTTTAATGTTGTATCATTATTACTAACCCTTGTACGATAATTACGTTCAGTTATTCAGTCTGTTGTAAAACGTATTCCATATATTTGTACAATACCAgtactaaatattttaaattattgggttatttttttatatatgatAGGTAGATGAATATACACCTGTATATACTTACGTTACATAGAATGCAACATGTATATCGTAAATCGTAACCTTCAAATTTTGAATCTGAAATATGGAAATGACATGATGTTAAATACTTAATTCGTGTTTCATTATAATTTAGTTAATAATGTTAGACATATGTAAATATTATGAAGTTCACTTTTGTATATCGTAGTAATAGGAGTACTTGAAATATTGAAAGCTGCTGCCACGTAAGTGTTGTTACACATACCGTGAAATAGTACGTATGTCAATAGATTATTAGATTCTAATCTCATAACCTTTTTCATATCTCTTATCGATGATGCAGAGTGTTGATGCTTTTGTTTGAcagtatttttaatattaattataacttATACAAAATTTCAtgtaatttaaaatattattagtaAAAATTATTAGTACACTTaatatatttacaaaaaattaGTCTAAATTAATTGGTTTCAAGTCTGAGAATGAGTACTTATAGCTCTGAAATATActgttataaatatattttgatCTTTTTTAGTATCTTGAAGAATGAAGCTCTTTAGGAATCAccaaaattaattgatttagatCTAATCACATTGAGGTACTATTTCATTCTTTGAAATGCTCATAGAATATTTCAATGTATTATTTAAGTTTGAGTCTACTTGAAAGCattatttaatgaaaaatatctTAAAACATGTAAATTATGATAGTAAATAAAAAGATTTATGATTCTTTTTATAGTTTGAAAAGAATATGATGCACACTACAAGAGCAGATACTTCAGAACGAAGATttgaaatacaatgtaaattagAAGCAGAGATTGCTTCTTTAGAAGCATTAAAGGAAGCAGAGGAACGAAGTAGAAAATTAACAAACAGTGTTGTAGGAATTCTTTCTTCTTTGGAAC carries:
- the LOC143179423 gene encoding B-cell receptor-associated protein 31-like produces the protein MSLQWTLIAGFLYAEIAIVLLLVLPIASPTRWQKLFKSRFMKNLTDKASIYFVVLFAILILFLLDAIREMRKYAMVGEHTAEHAHLDAEMQGNMRLFRAQRNFYISGFALFLCLVIRRLVILISTQATLLIQNEAAMRQAQSATTAAKTLLSQKTAGESAQNDSNEAHDKAVSELKIQIKELQGKNQELQNQLTKQKMDKEALKSQAESLADEYDRLNNEHAKCLQSSGDKKSD